TCCCGAGGACCTCTTCCTCGTGGTGGTCGGCCATCAGGCGGCCTCCATCTCTTCGGCGAGGCGCTGGCGCTCGGCGATGGCGGCGTAGACGCCGCCCTTCGCGAGCAGCTCGTCGTGCGTGCCGGTCTCGGCGACCCGGCCGTGGTCGAGGACGACGAGGAAGTCCGCGTTGCGGAGCGTGGACAGGCGGTGCGAGACGAGAAAGACGGTTCTTCCCCCCGCGGCGGCGCGGAGGCCCTGGAGGATGCGAGCTTCCGTCTCCGTGTCGACGGAGGAGAGCGCGTCGTCGAGGACGAGGATCGGCGCATCCGACAGAAGCGCGCGCGCGAGCGCCGTGCGCTGCTTCTGGCCGCCCGAGAGCGTGATCCCGCGCTCGCCCACGATCGTGTCGAGGCCCTTCGGGAAGCGCGCGACGTCGGGCGCGAGGCCGGCTGCGAGGACGGCGGCCTCGACCTCGGAGCGCGAGGCGTCCGGCCTGGCGAACGCGACGTTCGAGGCGAGCGTGTCGGAGAAAAGGAACGTCTCCTGCGGGACGACGGCGATGCTCTTCCTGACGAGCGGGAGCGGCTCTTTCGAGAGGTCGCGCCCGCCGATGAAGACCGATCCCGCGGGCGGGTCGTCCACGCGCAGGAGGAGGTTCAGGAGCGTCGACTTGCCCGAGCCCGTGCGGCCGACGATCGCGACCGTGCTCCCCGCGGGAACGCGGAATGAGACGTCCTCGAGGACCGGCCGTTCGGCGTAGCTCCACGTGAGGTGCCGGAATTCCACGTCGCCCGCCAGCGGCGCACCGCCCTCGGCCTCCTCGGGAAGCGGAGCCGCCTCCCAGACGTCCATCATCCGGTTCCACGAGGCCGTACCGCGCTGCCAGAGGTTCACGACCCAGCCGAGCGCGATCGCGGGCCAGATGAGCTCCATCATGTAGAGGTTGAACTCGACGTAGCGTGCGACCGAGAGCTTGCCCGCGAGGATGAAGCGGCCGCCTGCCCACAGCGTGAGCGCGAAGCCGAGGCCGACGAGGAACTGCAGGAGCGGGAAGAACAGCGCGTTCAGCCGCGCGAGGCCGAGGTTGCGGCGCCGGAACTCGCGGTTGTTCGCGTCGAACCGCGCCGCCTCGCGCTCCTCGCGTGCGAACGCGCGCACCAGCCGCTGGCCCGTGAAGTTCTCCTGCGCCTCCGCGGAGATCTCGCTGAAGAACTCCTGGATCTTCGTGAAGCGCTTGTGCGTCGCCTGGCCCATGACCTTCGTCGCGATCGC
The window above is part of the Acidobacteriota bacterium genome. Proteins encoded here:
- a CDS encoding ABC transporter ATP-binding protein, with the protein product MRDLPRFLAYFRRRPGVYLAGFGTMLASTGLFLAMPGLVRRAIEELGTGVTSERLFRLSAYIVLLAVGDAIALFLTRRLLIGASRDIEYEMRQDLFAHLLRLPPVWYRRNRVGDLMSRAVNDLSAVRMLLGPGIMQAGNTLLVGTVSLVLMFQVSPALTGVALAVFPVIAIATKVMGQATHKRFTKIQEFFSEISAEAQENFTGQRLVRAFAREEREAARFDANNREFRRRNLGLARLNALFFPLLQFLVGLGFALTLWAGGRFILAGKLSVARYVEFNLYMMELIWPAIALGWVVNLWQRGTASWNRMMDVWEAAPLPEEAEGGAPLAGDVEFRHLTWSYAERPVLEDVSFRVPAGSTVAIVGRTGSGKSTLLNLLLRVDDPPAGSVFIGGRDLSKEPLPLVRKSIAVVPQETFLFSDTLASNVAFARPDASRSEVEAAVLAAGLAPDVARFPKGLDTIVGERGITLSGGQKQRTALARALLSDAPILVLDDALSSVDTETEARILQGLRAAAGGRTVFLVSHRLSTLRNADFLVVLDHGRVAETGTHDELLAKGGVYAAIAERQRLAEEMEAA